In a single window of the Anaerocolumna cellulosilytica genome:
- the mreB gene encoding rod shape-determining protein yields the protein MLGSDIGIDLGTASVLVYLKGKGVVLKEPSVVAFDRDTNKIKAIGEEARLMLGRTPGNIVAVRPLRQGVISDYTVTEKMLKYFIQKAVGKQRFRKPRISVCVPSGVTEVEKKAVEDATYQAGAREVAIIEEPIAAAIGAGIDISRPCGNMIVDIGGGTSDIAVISLGGTVVSTSIKIAGDDFDEAIVRYMRKKHNLLIGERTAEDIKIKIGSAYKRPEVVTMDVRGRNLVTGLPKTITVTSDETEEALKETTSQIVEAVHSVLEKTPPELAADIADRGIVLTGGGCLLYGLEELIEEKTGINTMTAEDPMTAVAIGTGKFVEFLSGKRD from the coding sequence ATGCTGGGCAGTGATATCGGAATTGATTTGGGTACGGCAAGTGTTTTAGTTTATTTAAAGGGAAAAGGGGTTGTGTTAAAAGAACCGTCTGTAGTTGCTTTTGACAGAGACACCAATAAAATAAAGGCTATCGGTGAAGAAGCCAGATTAATGTTAGGTAGAACACCAGGTAATATTGTAGCCGTTCGTCCGTTGAGACAAGGAGTTATTTCAGATTACACGGTAACGGAAAAGATGTTAAAGTATTTTATACAGAAGGCCGTTGGCAAACAACGTTTTCGTAAACCCAGAATCAGTGTATGTGTACCAAGTGGTGTCACTGAAGTAGAGAAGAAAGCCGTTGAGGATGCAACATATCAGGCAGGCGCAAGAGAAGTTGCTATTATTGAGGAACCTATTGCAGCTGCAATCGGAGCAGGTATTGATATTTCAAGACCTTGTGGTAATATGATTGTTGATATAGGAGGCGGAACTTCTGATATTGCAGTTATATCTTTAGGAGGAACGGTTGTAAGTACCTCTATTAAAATAGCAGGTGATGACTTTGATGAAGCCATTGTTCGTTACATGCGTAAAAAACACAATCTTTTAATTGGTGAAAGAACAGCGGAAGACATTAAGATAAAGATTGGATCCGCATATAAAAGACCAGAGGTAGTAACTATGGATGTCAGAGGAAGAAATCTTGTAACAGGTCTTCCAAAGACAATTACCGTTACTTCCGACGAGACAGAAGAAGCTTTAAAAGAAACTACTTCTCAGATTGTAGAAGCAGTACACAGTGTACTGGAGAAAACTCCGCCGGAATTAGCAGCAGATATTGCTGATCGTGGAATCGTATTAACAGGCGGCGGTTGTTTGTTATATGGTCTGGAAGAATTAATAGAAGAAAAAACCGGAATTAATACCATGACAGCAGAAGACCCTATGACAGCCGTAGCTATTGGAACTGGTAAGTTTGTTGAATTTTTAAGCGGTAAAAGAGATTAG
- a CDS encoding glycerol dehydrogenase, with protein MAALKLLRAPLKYVQGKGALLNFYEETKDLGNSFLFICSNSGYKNCHQKIEDSFQGSNCSLHFEIFGGISSNGEIEKMRKLVKDKSIQVVVGIGGGSAIDTAKATAYYEKLPVAIVPTVAATDAPCTGLSVIYKDDGAFDSYLFYPRNPEAVIVDSEVIANAPVKFLVAGMGDALGTYFEARACVRTDSPSLENGGIALSAMALCELCYKTLLKSGYQAKLACENHLVTPAFEAIVEATTYLSGVGADNGGLAAAHSVYNGFTALSECEETMHGSLVAFGTIAQLILENSTREEIKEVMDFCHSVGLPVTLKEVGVTDINRVRIAAEKACIPGETIHHMCGDVTPEQLYNALLMTDLLGQEYFKK; from the coding sequence ATGGCAGCACTAAAATTATTGAGAGCTCCTTTAAAATATGTTCAGGGAAAAGGAGCATTATTAAATTTTTACGAAGAAACAAAGGATTTAGGAAACTCATTTCTTTTTATCTGTAGTAACAGCGGATATAAAAATTGTCATCAGAAAATAGAAGATAGCTTTCAAGGAAGCAATTGCTCCCTGCATTTTGAAATCTTTGGTGGAATCAGTTCCAATGGAGAAATTGAAAAGATGAGAAAGCTTGTTAAAGATAAAAGTATCCAGGTCGTAGTAGGAATCGGAGGTGGTTCTGCAATTGATACCGCAAAAGCAACTGCATACTACGAAAAACTTCCCGTTGCTATTGTACCAACTGTAGCTGCAACAGATGCACCTTGTACCGGCTTATCTGTTATCTATAAAGATGACGGTGCCTTTGACAGCTATTTATTCTACCCTAGAAATCCGGAGGCGGTTATTGTAGACAGTGAAGTAATTGCTAATGCACCGGTAAAGTTTTTAGTTGCCGGTATGGGAGATGCTCTGGGCACATATTTTGAAGCAAGAGCTTGTGTTAGAACCGATTCTCCCAGCCTTGAAAACGGTGGTATAGCACTATCTGCAATGGCATTATGTGAATTATGTTATAAAACCTTATTAAAATCCGGATACCAAGCAAAACTTGCTTGTGAAAATCATCTGGTAACACCAGCTTTTGAAGCAATTGTTGAAGCCACTACGTATCTAAGCGGTGTAGGTGCAGATAACGGTGGTCTTGCAGCAGCCCACTCCGTATATAACGGTTTCACAGCACTATCAGAATGTGAAGAAACCATGCATGGCTCATTAGTTGCCTTTGGTACCATTGCACAGTTGATTTTAGAAAACAGCACTAGAGAAGAAATTAAGGAAGTAATGGATTTTTGCCATAGTGTCGGTCTACCCGTAACTTTAAAAGAAGTCGGAGTAACTGATATAAACAGAGTGCGAATAGCGGCAGAAAAAGCTTGTATTCCAGGAGAAACCATCCATCACATGTGTGGCGATGTAACACCGGAACAGTTATATAATGCTCTCCTTATGACAGATTTATTAGGACAGGAATATTTTAAAAAATAA
- a CDS encoding flagellar hook-basal body protein, producing the protein MVRGLFTAWSGMANEQKRLDVVSNNLANAATIGYKKDSVTNQSFDNLLTIKIKDASENYRDRSIGTMSLGVKIGEVYTNYDQGSLRKTDNTFDIAIEGNGFFKVSTKDAEGNEVIKYTRDGAFTKDVNGRIVDVYGNPLLGEGSEITVPTDASNILIEADGSIYADNVYIDKISLADFEDYKYLQKQGDSMYIALDGAEEKEAVAAIQQGYTEQSNVNVVSEMTKMIAITRAYEANQKVIQSIDGSLDLAVNSVGKV; encoded by the coding sequence ATGGTAAGAGGATTATTTACTGCTTGGAGCGGTATGGCAAATGAACAAAAAAGACTGGATGTTGTATCTAATAACTTAGCCAATGCTGCAACTATAGGTTATAAAAAAGACAGTGTCACCAACCAGTCTTTTGATAATCTGTTAACAATTAAGATTAAAGATGCCTCAGAGAATTATAGGGACAGGTCAATCGGAACCATGAGCCTCGGTGTAAAAATCGGTGAAGTTTATACAAATTATGATCAAGGATCACTAAGGAAAACGGACAATACGTTCGATATAGCTATTGAGGGAAATGGCTTTTTTAAGGTTTCTACCAAGGATGCAGAAGGAAACGAAGTGATAAAGTATACTAGAGACGGTGCTTTTACCAAGGATGTGAACGGAAGAATTGTTGATGTTTATGGCAATCCTTTACTTGGTGAAGGAAGTGAAATTACAGTACCGACGGATGCATCCAATATTTTAATAGAAGCAGACGGCTCTATTTATGCCGATAATGTATACATTGATAAGATTTCATTGGCAGATTTTGAAGATTATAAATATCTTCAGAAGCAAGGTGACAGTATGTATATTGCACTTGATGGAGCAGAGGAAAAGGAAGCCGTTGCAGCTATTCAGCAAGGATATACAGAACAGTCCAATGTCAATGTAGTTTCGGAAATGACTAAGATGATAGCCATTACCAGAGCATATGAAGCAAATCAAAAGGTTATACAATCAATCGATGGCAGTCTGGATTTAGCAGTAAATTCAGTGGGTAAAGTTTGA
- a CDS encoding rod-binding protein, translating into MSITIGSNNILNAAGALNTSNNTNKIEQKLSSNLKDSTDEELMDVCKSFEAYFVEQMFKEMKKTVPTTGEENQYITYFQDMLYQEYAEDTTENGGIGIAKMLYESMKRNV; encoded by the coding sequence ATGAGCATAACAATTGGTAGTAATAACATATTAAATGCAGCTGGTGCTTTAAATACCTCTAACAATACAAATAAAATTGAACAGAAGTTAAGCAGCAATCTTAAGGATTCCACAGATGAAGAATTAATGGATGTCTGCAAAAGCTTTGAAGCGTATTTTGTGGAACAGATGTTTAAAGAAATGAAAAAAACAGTTCCCACAACTGGTGAAGAAAATCAGTACATTACATATTTTCAGGATATGCTTTATCAGGAATATGCTGAAGATACAACAGAGAATGGCGGAATCGGAATTGCTAAAATGCTTTACGAATCCATGAAAAGAAATGTGTAA
- the flgG gene encoding flagellar basal-body rod protein FlgG — MMRSLWTAASGMVSQQTNVDTISNNLANINTTGFKKETAQFKSLLYQTIQKTTTDSTGEEKPVGAQTGLGVKNSAIVSQFSQGSLTETSNDYDFAIQGDGFFMVQTADGSIGYTRNGSFGLSIGTEGILLATAEGYPVLDAAGEPITLDVNLNTAKLDIDEFGNLMYPDENDSLQSLGIQIGLAQFNNPAGLEKTSNSILKETAASGSPRLEAEDENLKKSKMKKGFLESSNVQAVNEMVDLIVAQRAYEMNSKAITASDEMLQQANNLKR; from the coding sequence ATGATGCGTTCATTATGGACAGCAGCCTCTGGTATGGTATCCCAGCAGACGAATGTAGATACAATCTCTAATAACCTTGCTAATATTAATACCACAGGCTTTAAAAAAGAAACTGCACAATTTAAGTCATTATTGTATCAGACAATTCAAAAGACTACCACTGACAGTACTGGTGAAGAAAAACCAGTAGGTGCTCAGACCGGGCTTGGTGTTAAGAATTCAGCCATTGTATCACAGTTTTCACAAGGCTCTTTAACAGAAACAAGCAATGATTATGATTTTGCCATTCAGGGAGACGGCTTTTTCATGGTTCAGACCGCAGACGGCAGTATAGGATATACCCGTAACGGTTCTTTCGGTTTATCCATAGGCACAGAAGGAATTTTACTTGCTACAGCCGAAGGCTATCCTGTATTAGATGCAGCAGGTGAACCGATAACCCTAGATGTCAATTTAAATACTGCTAAGTTAGATATTGATGAGTTTGGCAACCTTATGTATCCGGATGAAAATGATTCCTTGCAGTCACTGGGAATACAAATCGGCTTGGCGCAGTTTAATAACCCAGCAGGACTTGAAAAGACATCAAACAGTATATTGAAGGAAACAGCAGCGTCTGGCTCGCCAAGACTGGAAGCAGAAGATGAGAACCTGAAAAAAAGTAAGATGAAAAAAGGGTTTCTTGAATCCTCCAATGTTCAGGCAGTGAATGAAATGGTTGATTTAATCGTAGCACAAAGAGCGTATGAAATGAATTCAAAAGCCATTACTGCTTCTGATGAGATGTTACAGCAGGCTAATAATTTAAAAAGATAA